Proteins from a single region of Gossypium arboreum isolate Shixiya-1 chromosome 1, ASM2569848v2, whole genome shotgun sequence:
- the LOC128280562 gene encoding uncharacterized protein LOC128280562 produces the protein MHNVDLSADYTLEFPDLPHRTHDYASSLLDSSEFEVGKEFSNKDSFLGALKQHSINNSVNYHVVKSKSNKFEAKCAVQDGSCSWKIYASLRKRTGLWEIKKYKGPHTCAAGISQDHPKMDSAMLASLILLTVKADPRTSIPVLIANIRNQMEYTPSYRKAWIVKQKALEKMHSGWDTSYNKIWQWCQVLERYIPGCITDLQTEPAYYNDQLLRGCQVFKRLFWSFKQCRDAFAYFAQDGNGRILPIAFAITPGESADDWDFFLFRLRIHVCPQPDICVISDRGTGILAAIERQRSLWHRTHHQYCLRHIASNYYRQYPSKGERRQVANMGI, from the exons atgcataatgttgATCTATCTGCAGATTATACAttggagtttccagatctaccacaTAGAACACATGATTATGCAAGTTCGTTATTGGATTCGAGTGAATTtgaagttggtaaggagttttccaataaggatagttttcttggtgcattGAAACAACATAGCATAAATAACAGTGTTAACTACCACGTAGTTAAATCTAAATCCAATAAGTTTGAAGCGAAGTGTGCAGTGCAAGACGGAAGttgttcatggaaaatttacgccTCGTTGAGGAAAAGGACAGGGTTATGGGAGATAAAAAAGTATAAAGGTCCACATACATGTGCTGCAG GTatttcacaagatcatcccaagatggattcagCTATGTTAGCTAGCTTAATACTACTCACGGTGAAGGCAGATCCTAGAACTTCAATACCagtcttaattgccaatattcgtaACCAAATGGAGTACACGCCCTCTTACCGCAAGGCTTGGATAGTTAAGCAGAAGGCTTTGGAGAAGATGCATAGTGGGTGGGACacttcatataataaaatatggcAGTGGTGTCAAGTGCTAGAGAGATACATCCCAGGTTGCATAACAGACCTTCAAACAGAACCTGCATACTATAACGACCAATTGCTCCGTGGATGCCAAGTATTTAAGCGTCTCTTCTGGAGCTTTAAGCAATGCCGAGACGCATTTGCATATT TCGCACAGGATGGTAATGGAAGAATCCTTCCAATTGCGTTTGCAATAACACCGGGAGAGTCAGCTGATGACTGGGATTTCTTTCTTTTTAGGTTAAGGATACATGTTTGCCCCCAACCTGATATATGCGTTATATCGGATCGAGGCACCGGGATACTAGCTGCAATTGAGCGACAGAGAAGCCTATGGCATCGCACACACCATCAGTACTGCCTAAGGCACATTGCTTCCAACTACTACAGGCAATATCCATCTAAAGGTGAACGACGGCAAGTGGCCAACATGGGTATTTAA